One Candidatus Rokuibacteriota bacterium genomic window, GGGCCTGCACATCCTCGGGACTCCCCCGATCTCTGAATTTGCCAAGGCTAAACCCGTTTCCGTGGGGGCTCAAACCTTGACCGATATTAAGACTCGCCTTGCAGACATGGATCGATTGGGGATTGATATCCAAGTGGTTTTTCCCACTCTTTTCCTCGTCGCGCTCGCTGAGGATGTCGTGTTGGAGGCCGCGTTATGCCGCAGCTACAATAGTTGGATGGCAGAGGTGACCGGCAAGAGCGACGGCAGAATCAAGTTCAGCGCGGTGTTGCCCTTTCGGGACATCTCGGAGTCGGTCAGGGAGATGCGGCGAGCAAAGGAGATGGGCGCAGTGGACGTGATGACGATGGGGCTCGTTTGGGACAAGGAGCTCGGCAACAAGGAATTCTTTCCTATTTACGATGAGGCGTGCCGCCTCGACCTTCCGGTCTGCATCCATTTCGGTTGGGGGGCGCCTGGACTTACGCGGATTTTCCAGACCGTGCCGAGTTCATCCTTTTCGGCGGCCATGCTGCCAGTTGCGATGGGGTTCTACAGCATCATTTCAGGCGGCGTGATGGATGAGTTTCCCAACGTGCGGGTGGCATTTTTGGAGGCCGGTTCTGAGTGGCTGCCTTACGCTCTGCACCAGCTTGAGCGCGCCTGGGGCCGCGAACGCGCAAGGTGCAAGAGGAATCCCGGAGACTACCTGAAAGACGGTAACATCTACATTTCCGTCGAGGCAGACGAAGATATCAACCATCTCCTCCACTTCATTGGTGAGGACCAACTTGTAATTGCTTCGGATTACCCGCACACGGACCCTTCTCATGAGGAGGATATGGTAAGGGAACTGCAGAAGCGGACGGATCTTCCTGGCGGAATTCAGGAGAAGATCCTGTGTCATAATCCAGCACGGCTTTACAGCCTCGAATAGGCGCCTCGCCGGCCGGAGGGTGGTCATGATCGGGACTTCTATCCCTCAGCTGGATGCCTTGCCCAAGCTCACCGGGCAGGTTCCCTATACGATCAACCTTCAGCTCCCCCAGATGCTGCATGCCAAGATCCTGCGGAGCAAGGTCCCCCATGCGCGCGTGCTGCACGTGAAGACGACCCGAGCCGCGAAGGAGCCCGGGGTCAAGGCGGTCCTCACCCGAGAAGAGGTCCTCTGCCTCCTGCGCTCGGCATATTTCGGCCCGGTCTTCAAGGATCAGCCTGTGGTAGCCATCGCTCGGGTGTTACATGTGGGGGATCCGATTGCGGCGGTGGCTGCAGTCGACGAGGAGACGGCCGAGGGCGCGCTGGGGCTGATCGACCTGGAGCTTGAGGAGCTGCCCGCGGTCTTTTCCCCCGAGGCGGCACTCGCTGCGGGCGCCCCGATCCTCCATGCTCGCCATGATGGGCCTCGTTTCCAGTACAGCGATCTGAAGGAACTTATCGAGGCGTCGGCCCCGGAGACCAACATCTGCACGGTGTACCGGCTGGAAAATGGGAACCTTGATCGCGCGTTCCGCGAAGCGCCTTACGTTTTCGAGCACACCTTTACCTGTCCCACCACGCAGCATTGCCCAATGGAACCGCATGCCGCCCTCGCCCAGATCGAGGTAGATGGCAAGATCACTGTGTGGTCCAGCACGCAGAGCCCGTTCATTCTTCGCGCTCAGCTCGCCGAGCTCTTCGACTTCCCGCTAAGCCGAGTCCGCGTGATCGTACCTCCACTCGGCGGTGCGTACGGCGCAAAGATCTTCGCT contains:
- a CDS encoding amidohydrolase; this translates as MKVIDADAHVEECTETWSFLEKQFYPRRPLPIEIDKDTVFGRINAFWLIDGEAFPKFSGRGLHILGTPPISEFAKAKPVSVGAQTLTDIKTRLADMDRLGIDIQVVFPTLFLVALAEDVVLEAALCRSYNSWMAEVTGKSDGRIKFSAVLPFRDISESVREMRRAKEMGAVDVMTMGLVWDKELGNKEFFPIYDEACRLDLPVCIHFGWGAPGLTRIFQTVPSSSFSAAMLPVAMGFYSIISGGVMDEFPNVRVAFLEAGSEWLPYALHQLERAWGRERARCKRNPGDYLKDGNIYISVEADEDINHLLHFIGEDQLVIASDYPHTDPSHEEDMVRELQKRTDLPGGIQEKILCHNPARLYSLE